TAATTTCGTGTAAAAGACATAACATTCCTATATTTTATGCACTGGACCTAGTTTCTTGCGGAGTTCCCATAGGTTTATTTTTAGGTCGCATAGGCAATTTTATAAACGGAGAGTTATTTGGCAGAGTTACAACTATGCCATGGGGTATGGTATTTCCAGAAAGTGGTGATAATTTGCTGCGTCATCCAAGCCAGCTTTATGAGGCACTTTTTGAAGGACTGCTACTTTTTGCAGTTGCAAATTCACTGTTTTTCTTGACTAGAATAAGACTGTATCACGGTGCGTTAACTGGTATTGCAGTTATGTGGTATGGAATAGCACGTTTTTTCGTTGAGTTTTTTCGCGAACCAGACTATCAAATTGGCTATTTGTGGCTTGATTTAACTATGGGGCAGTTGCTTTCTATACCTATGGTTTTGCTAGGAATGCTTGTATATCTAGGCGCATTAAATTTAAAATTTAATACGAAATCTGTTACATAGAGGAAAGGTGAGTTTAATAGAAAAATGTAGCCAGAAACCCTACATCATGCACAATTGTACGAATTTTCTGCGTTGCAGTAGAATGAATGTGAGATCCGGTGGGCTTTGTTGCATCGCTACTTATGAAAGGCTAACTATAGCTAGGATTATAAGCAACCTATTGAAAATCTTGTTTTTTTGCAATCAATCTGATCAAATTTAAGAATAGTAATTTATTATTTATATTAATAAACTTAATTCTATTGAAAATAGCTAAAGCATTGAAATTCTTGAATTTTAGCCGGATTAGTGAGTGGTAGTGAAATTTCTTTTACTCAAATTTAGGTATTCACTGACCGCTCTTGTTATAAATACCAGAATAATAAGCTACTGATATTCTCCATCTTTTTTATCTTTAATCCATCATAGCTAGCGATGCAACAAAGCCGATCCGGTGTCATTCCAGCGTGTGACGCTAGGCCATAAAACTTGCTTGACAAACTCCGCCAGCCCCCTTATCATGGGACTGAAGGTATTCAGTTATCTTCATCTGTGCAGATTAAACAGCAAAAAAACAACGTAGTTGGCGTCTTATTTTTAATTTTTTGCACTATGTGCACCTTATGTCTTCACAACATTTCTAGGTTTTTACCTATATAAGCTGAAACGCGCTTATAAGTCGTTTAAGACAGTATAGTACGCCGATTTGCAGGATTAGAGAGTGAACACTAATTACCACGGGGTTTCTTTTGCCTTTTTTTCTGCTTAGTAAATTTCTTAAACATTTAAACTAAGGTGAGTTGCATTTAAAAGCAGCTAAATTGCAGTGTTTAAGACTTAAAAAACGCCAATACTGAAAATAGACAATGACTAGGGCTTCTTTTGCCTTTTTTTTCGTTTGGTAAATTTCTTAAATATCTTCTTAAATTTTATAGCTAATCAGTACTGGGATGACAAGAAAGGAGCACTGCTATTATAGAGTGAAATGAGATCCCAGTGTCAGCTACTCGGATGACATTATAGGAGCACTGGGATGACATTATAGGAGCACTGGGATGACATTATAGGAGCACTGGAATGACACCCTGACAATCGTCATCCCGCTACGTGTTAGCGGGATCTATGCTAAGAGATACCGCGAATGAATCGCGGTATGACGGTCTGCGGCGATATTACCCCGCCAACAATGTTGCAAATTTTTCTTTTCTTCTCGATTATTTCCAGGAGAGTTTGGTAGCTCTTTTACACGAAATACCACATTTACGTCCTCAAGGTTAATTTCAATTCTCTTGACTAACGTTCTAATAATATCACGTTTAGTTAGCCAGTCTGCGTTATCAAGGTTTGATGTAATATTGGAAGAAAAGTCTTCTAAATTGGTTACAACCAAAGTTAATTCCTGTTTTAATTTCTTTTGATCGAATATCCTTTTCTTCTCCTCTTCAATTGTTTTTAAACTTTGTTTCATTGCTTTAATTCGTGGTTCAAATTCTTCTTGATTAATATATTCTTGAGCATAACTATCAATAAGTCTAGCAATACCACGTTTTAATTTATTTTCTTGTTTCTCTAGTAAATCGCTTTTTTGATCCCATGATGATTTTTTAAGCTCTGAAAGTCTACGCCTGTATTCTTCTAAAACCCTATTTGGATTTTTCAATAAATGCTTAACCTCTTCCCAAACGGCTGTTTCTAATGCATCTGTACGAATGTGTTTATTATCACAAATTTTATTACCACCAAAACGGTAAGAATCTCTACCAATACAACGATAATAAGCATAATGATCAATTTTTTCTCCTCGCTTATTTCTTACAGGACTTCCGTAATATGCATAACGACAACGCTTACATACGATTAAACCTTGTAGTAAATATTTTGCTCCTCTTTCTCTTGTCCTTGCTATTTTTCTATTCTCAGCTAATTGTTCTTGAACTATATCAAATACATCTTCGTCCACTATATTTGGCACTTTAACATAAATCCAATTTGCTTTTTCAACAGAATAGGTAGAGTAATTATCTTTCGGTTGTTCACAAGAATGTTTCTGTGGTCTGATATGTTGTAACTTTATACCTACTTTTGTTTTACCAAAAGCCGCTTGTCCTTTGTAAGCAGGATTTTTTAACATACCCCAAATCACACTTCTATCCCAGTACTTTTTTCCTGTTCGTGTTATAATAGACATAGTGTTTAGCCGACGACACACTTCCCCAATACTTGTCCTTTCTCTTCCTATCCACAAAAATACTTTCCTAACAACATTAGCTTCTTCTTCGTTTATTTCAAATAAAGCTTGTCCTCCTCCCATATATTTATCTATATAACGATAACCATAAGGAGCTCCTCCCATTACGCTTACACAACCTTTATTAGCTGCATAAATCTTTCCGCGACGACTTCGTTCCATAATTTTCGCTCGTTCATATTCTGCTATCATACCTTGCATTTGTAACAGCAATTGAGATTCTGGATTATCGTTAATCTCATAATTTAAGAAAACCGTTTCTGCTCCTGCTTTCTCAAATTCTTCAAGTAATACCATTTGATATGCATATTTTCTAGATAAGCGATCAGGTGAATGAATGTAAATTCTATCAATTTTACCTTCTGTTACTTTATCACGTAACTTTTCTAGATCAGGACGGACTAGATTAGATCCACTGTAGCCATTATCAATAAATTTATACTCACTTAATAATTTGTATCCATCCGTACTAATTTGCTTCTCTAAAGCTGCAACTTGACTTGCTATTGTATTTTCTTGTGCTTGTTTCCCCGAAGAAACTCTTGCATATAAACTCACTGTTACCATTTGATCCTCCTTGAATCCCATTTTTATGTTTTAAATTTTTTTGGCTTACTTGCTTTGACACGGCTTTTTCATAAGCATCTAACAAATACTTTTCTGCCAACCGGTTAGTTTCATAGCTACAGCTAATCCGTATAGCTAATCTCTTATTTCCCATGAACTTTCCTTGAAATAATATGTTCATATCATTCATTGAAACTGATGGTTAATTGATTGTTGGCACTATAAATAAATGGCACTCTTGTTTTTGGACATAGAAGTTTTCGAGAAATGCTTTTCTCTAATTTTACGTTTTTTGCAACATTGTTGGCGGGGTAATGACGGTTCGCGGTGGCATGACGATAACTTCGTCATCCCGCTACTTGTTAGCGGGATCTCTTGTTAGCGGATGAGATACCGCGGCGGTATGACGGTCTGCGGCGGTATGACAATTAAGCAATTCGTCATCCCGCTACTTATTAGCGGGATCTATGCCAAGAGATACCGTGAATAAATCACGGTATGACGTCTCGCTTGCAACCTATAGCCTTGTCATTCCAGTGCTCCTTTTTTTGTCATCCCAGCGTCACGCGCTGGTTTCAACATTATATCATGAACTTTCTAAAATTCATTGAACTGTGCTTTCAAACGGTGGTACCGGGGTGTGAGTATAATGATTATCAGTATATAAAAGTCATAGCAGACAGACTTGAAGCGGCAAATGTTGGCAAAATGTGTCAAGGAAGTTTTTCGTTTCTATGAGCTACTTGGCTCTCTGTTATAATGTTCGTTTGCTTGACCTAAGATCTGAGAGTATTTAAACTGAACCCTATACAGTGCTAAAAATGATAGGAAATCTAAGCGGAATAGTTGATGAAGTGCGCAGTGATCACATAATCCTGAATGTGAATGATGTTGGCTATATGGTGTATCTCTCAGCCAAAACTTTAAATGCATGTTCCATCGGAAGTAGAGTTAAATTACTTATCGAAACCTATGCAAATAACAGAGAAAATGTCGCTCAGCTATATGGTTTTATAAGCAAAGAAGAACAGCAGTGCTTGAGGTTGCTTGTTAAAGTAAGCGGTGTTAGCTACAAAACTGCAATGTCAATTTTGAGTAAATTAACTCCAGAACAGCTGTTTTTGGCAATTATGAATGAAGATAAAGTAGCACTCAAGATGAGTGGACTTGGCATGAAACTCATAAATCGAATCATCACTGAATTAAGTGGCAAAGTGAGTAAATTAGAAATAAATAACAATAATTTTCATCCAATCAATGAAGATGCCCTTTCAGCATTGATCAATCTTGGGTATGAAAAAATGAAAGCTTATGATACGATAAAAAAAATACAAGACGAATCGTCAAATCTGGACACCAAGGATATTATTCGCATGGCGCTTAAGGAGCTCTCAACATTATGAAATCAATATCGTGCGGTAAAGAATATACTGAAGATGCGCGCAATATCAACATCAGGCCTGAGCAACTTGATGATTTTGTCGGGCAAAAAGACTTAATACAAAATTTAAAAGTGTTTATAAATGCTGCACAGACAAGAACTGAAGCCTTAGATCACGTTTTATTGTATGGTCCCCCAGGACTTGGCAAAACAACTTTAGCACAAATTGTTTCTAAAGAATTAAGGGTCAGCTTCCGCGCAACTTCTGGTCCTTTACTTAGTAAAGCTGGGGACTTGGCTGCAGTGCTTACCACTTTAAATGCAAAAGATGTTCTATTTATCGACGAAATCCATAGATTAAATCGCAGCATCGAAGAAGTTTTATATACTGCTATGGAAGATTTTTGCTTGGACATATTAGTAGGTGAAGGTCCATCTACTCGCACTTTAAGGATAGATCTACCACCATTTACGTTAATCGGAGCAACTACACGGCTTGGATTACTTTCTGCGCCACTCAGAGATCGTTTTGGCATTCCCTTGCATCTTGAGTTTTATTCTTTTGAAGAACTGGTTAATATTATAAAAAGAGGCGCAAGAGTTCTTTCTACTGAAATTGAAGAAAATGCAGCACGGGAAATTGCCTGCCGTGCGCGCGGTACTCCAAGAATTGCTTCGAGGTTACTCAGAAGGATAAGGGATTTTGTTGAAGTGAAAGATGATAAAAAAATCACTTATGAAGTCGCTGATTCTGTATTGCTAAAATTGGGTGTAGACAAAATGGGACTCAATAAACTTGATGTGCATTATCTAAGATTTTTATTCAACACCTCAGGACCTGTTGGAATTGACACCATATCTATTGCGCTATCCGAGGATGTTGGCAATATTGAAGAAACAGTAGAACCTTATTTAATCAAAATTAGTTTTGTAAAGCGCACACCAAGGGGGCGCGTTCTAACCGATCAAGCAAAGGAGTATTTGAGCCTTTAATATTAGAGAGCTTTTTTACCATAATTCAATTATATATTGATTGGCATAATATCATATACTGGCATTTTTGTGTATAAAGGCATATATGTTAAATAGCACTGAAACTGTAGTTCAAATTAAAACTTCTCCATTTCGTATTCGCTAGTTATGCTATTCTAACTAATTAAGCTATGGTTTGTGGTAATAGGAAAAAACTGGATTCCAGCGTCACGCGCTGGAATGACACCCTATGAGTGCTGCTTGTGTATATTCTCTCTTTCACCATCTCAGTGTTTCTTTCTTATTATGCCAGTACCATTTTCTTGTCATTCAAGTAGCTCCCCTTCTTGTCATCCCAGTGCTTGACACTGGGATCCAGAAATTCTTAAACTGAATTCTATATAGAACCTCAGAACAAAAATAAAAAATGGGTAGCACAATACTACCAAGAAATTTCTACGAGCGGCCGACCTTAACTGTAGCTGGAGAGTTATTGGGAAAAGTCCTCAAATTTTCTAACTTTAGTGGAATAATAACCGAAGTTGAAGCCTATATAGGAATGAGTGACCCAGCTTGTCATGCAGCAAGAGGCTATACTAACCGAACCTCAGTAATGTTTGGTATGCCGGGGTTTTCGTACGTATATTTTATATATGGGATGTATTACTGTTTAAATATTGTAACAGAAGCAGAAGGGTTCCCAGCAGCAGTGTTAATACGGGGATTAAAGCTCATTGAACCGCTTGAAGCAAACTTAGGCGGACCAGGAATATTGTGCAAAAGATTAAACATTACAAAAGAACACAATAAACTGGACCTTACTATAAGCCACAAATTTTGTATTTATGAATCTCATCTCAACCCGGATTATGTGTGCACTCCGAGAATCGGAATTAGTAAAGGCCAAGAGAAATTTTGGCGGTTTAAAAACTTAAGATCTTGCGTAGACTATTTGCCAATCGGATAATCACCAGTGAAACA
This genomic interval from Wolbachia endosymbiont (group A) of Rhinocyllus conicus contains the following:
- the lgt gene encoding prolipoprotein diacylglyceryl transferase; amino-acid sequence: MSLNPVIFSIGPVSIYWYSLAYVLGIVSAYWYLHKLDDQKIFTKNFYDSLLTATIVGIILGGRLGYVLIYDPVLYISNPIEILKTWEGGMSFHGGAIGVLLAVIISCKRHNIPIFYALDLVSCGVPIGLFLGRIGNFINGELFGRVTTMPWGMVFPESGDNLLRHPSQLYEALFEGLLLFAVANSLFFLTRIRLYHGALTGIAVMWYGIARFFVEFFREPDYQIGYLWLDLTMGQLLSIPMVLLGMLVYLGALNLKFNTKSVT
- a CDS encoding recombinase family protein, whose protein sequence is MGFKEDQMVTVSLYARVSSGKQAQENTIASQVAALEKQISTDGYKLLSEYKFIDNGYSGSNLVRPDLEKLRDKVTEGKIDRIYIHSPDRLSRKYAYQMVLLEEFEKAGAETVFLNYEINDNPESQLLLQMQGMIAEYERAKIMERSRRGKIYAANKGCVSVMGGAPYGYRYIDKYMGGGQALFEINEEEANVVRKVFLWIGRERTSIGEVCRRLNTMSIITRTGKKYWDRSVIWGMLKNPAYKGQAAFGKTKVGIKLQHIRPQKHSCEQPKDNYSTYSVEKANWIYVKVPNIVDEDVFDIVQEQLAENRKIARTRERGAKYLLQGLIVCKRCRYAYYGSPVRNKRGEKIDHYAYYRCIGRDSYRFGGNKICDNKHIRTDALETAVWEEVKHLLKNPNRVLEEYRRRLSELKKSSWDQKSDLLEKQENKLKRGIARLIDSYAQEYINQEEFEPRIKAMKQSLKTIEEEKKRIFDQKKLKQELTLVVTNLEDFSSNITSNLDNADWLTKRDIIRTLVKRIEINLEDVNVVFRVKELPNSPGNNREEKKNLQHCWRGNIAADRHTAIHSRYLLA
- the ruvA gene encoding Holliday junction branch migration protein RuvA, which codes for MIGNLSGIVDEVRSDHIILNVNDVGYMVYLSAKTLNACSIGSRVKLLIETYANNRENVAQLYGFISKEEQQCLRLLVKVSGVSYKTAMSILSKLTPEQLFLAIMNEDKVALKMSGLGMKLINRIITELSGKVSKLEINNNNFHPINEDALSALINLGYEKMKAYDTIKKIQDESSNLDTKDIIRMALKELSTL
- the ruvB gene encoding Holliday junction branch migration DNA helicase RuvB; amino-acid sequence: MKSISCGKEYTEDARNINIRPEQLDDFVGQKDLIQNLKVFINAAQTRTEALDHVLLYGPPGLGKTTLAQIVSKELRVSFRATSGPLLSKAGDLAAVLTTLNAKDVLFIDEIHRLNRSIEEVLYTAMEDFCLDILVGEGPSTRTLRIDLPPFTLIGATTRLGLLSAPLRDRFGIPLHLEFYSFEELVNIIKRGARVLSTEIEENAAREIACRARGTPRIASRLLRRIRDFVEVKDDKKITYEVADSVLLKLGVDKMGLNKLDVHYLRFLFNTSGPVGIDTISIALSEDVGNIEETVEPYLIKISFVKRTPRGRVLTDQAKEYLSL
- a CDS encoding DNA-3-methyladenine glycosylase; amino-acid sequence: MGSTILPRNFYERPTLTVAGELLGKVLKFSNFSGIITEVEAYIGMSDPACHAARGYTNRTSVMFGMPGFSYVYFIYGMYYCLNIVTEAEGFPAAVLIRGLKLIEPLEANLGGPGILCKRLNITKEHNKLDLTISHKFCIYESHLNPDYVCTPRIGISKGQEKFWRFKNLRSCVDYLPIG